A stretch of the Vulcanisaeta souniana JCM 11219 genome encodes the following:
- the carA gene encoding glutamine-hydrolyzing carbamoyl-phosphate synthase small subunit, with protein MVLQDGSAYHGYAFGADNEAVGEVVFTTANVGYPESLTDPSYKGQILVFTSPLIGNYGVSPEQWESDSIQVNGAVIFDLTMPSHYTSIMSLNEWFRREGVPGIYRVDTRALTIKLREVGVMMGAIADSIDGAFRILRDAPRYDDIDFTRLVAPKNVISYGDDDSPCIGIIDCGVKMSIVRNLLRRGFRVVRYPCHMWKNALNDCDGILLSNGPGNPNLLTHLSDVVTDIIRDRKPTLGICLGHQVIALGIGARIQKMRYGHRAINKPVLDLIRNRVYITTHNHGYAVDPQSIKGTGFRIWAVQPDDNTVEGLMHERLPILTTQFHPESKPGPLDTTWIFDEFAKMVTNHGH; from the coding sequence TTGGTTCTGCAGGATGGAAGTGCGTACCATGGGTACGCCTTTGGCGCTGACAACGAGGCAGTTGGGGAGGTTGTCTTTACAACAGCTAATGTTGGCTATCCTGAGTCCCTAACGGACCCATCATATAAAGGACAGATACTGGTGTTTACAAGCCCACTAATAGGTAATTATGGGGTGTCGCCTGAACAGTGGGAGAGCGATTCCATCCAGGTCAATGGGGCCGTGATCTTTGATCTAACAATGCCGAGCCACTATACATCGATCATGAGCCTAAATGAGTGGTTTAGGAGGGAGGGTGTCCCGGGTATTTATAGGGTTGATACAAGGGCATTGACCATTAAGTTGAGGGAGGTTGGCGTAATGATGGGCGCCATAGCAGACAGCATAGATGGAGCGTTTAGGATCCTTAGGGATGCGCCTAGGTATGATGATATTGACTTCACGAGACTAGTTGCGCCTAAGAACGTGATTTCTTATGGTGATGATGACTCACCATGCATTGGAATAATCGATTGTGGCGTGAAGATGAGTATTGTAAGGAACCTACTGAGGAGGGGGTTCAGGGTTGTTAGGTACCCATGCCACATGTGGAAGAACGCCCTAAATGACTGTGATGGGATACTTCTAAGCAATGGCCCAGGTAATCCGAACCTACTGACTCACTTGAGTGATGTGGTTACTGATATTATTAGGGATAGAAAACCAACCCTTGGAATATGCCTAGGACACCAGGTAATAGCCCTTGGCATTGGGGCTAGAATACAGAAGATGAGGTATGGCCACAGGGCAATAAACAAACCAGTCCTGGACCTTATTAGGAACAGGGTTTACATAACCACGCATAACCACGGCTATGCAGTGGACCCACAGTCAATCAAAGGTACCGGCTTTAGGATATGGGCCGTGCAGCCAGATGACAACACAGTGGAGGGCCTAATGCACGAGAGACTACCAATACTAACGACGCAATTCCACCCAGAGTCTAAACCTGGGCCTCTTGATACGACGTGGATCTTTGACGAATTTGCTAAAATGGTGACTAACCATGGACATTAG
- the lysW/argW gene encoding alpha-aminoadipate/glutamate carrier protein LysW: MPTKISCQVCGADIEIPDDVLDGELVSCSSCGQKYQVTIQNGLIQLKLIKVEEEDWGE, encoded by the coding sequence ATGCCCACAAAGATCTCCTGTCAGGTCTGTGGAGCAGACATAGAAATACCGGATGACGTACTCGATGGTGAACTAGTGAGTTGTTCAAGCTGTGGTCAGAAGTACCAGGTAACCATTCAGAACGGCTTAATACAACTAAAGCTAATTAAGGTTGAGGAGGAGGATTGGGGCGAATAA
- the carB gene encoding carbamoyl-phosphate synthase (glutamine-hydrolyzing) large subunit: MDIRKVLIIGSGPIKIAEAAEFDYSGIQALKAYREEGLTTVLVNPNVATVQTTHVFADKVYLVPIKPEFLTMVIERERPDAIACGFGGQTALSACINLSDIGIIKKYGIKVLGTPIEGIRSALSRQLFKDLMNKHEIPVLPSKTTYSLNEALLTARELGYPVLARVSFNLGGAGAFVAHDDNELVSKYHKSLAMSEIKEVLIEKYIGGWKEIEFEVMRDQYGGSVAVVCMENIDPMGIHTGDSVVVAPCLTLTNDEYQRARLISIGVARAINLVGECNVQVAINPRGQEMYVIETNPRMSRSSALASKASGYPLAYIAAKLTLGYRLSELINKVTGKTVAAFEPSLDYIVVKIPRWENDRFSVDEPLGPEMMSIGEVMGIGRTLEEAWQKAVRMLDIGEPGLVGGRIYNEASIEEAVRMVKERRPYWFLYAAVLLREGFSVDEINEWTGVDKFFLYSIRRVVDFYEGLRRGEPLPLEEAYVLGFSEDQLRKALGDKPLKRQPVVKQIDTLAGEWPAATNYLYLTHGGDVDDDTGPNVDAVITGAGVFRIGISVEFDWSVVNTALMLKRLGYRIGVLNYNPETVSTDWDFADKLFFDQLTPETLGNILIKERPKFVVLWAGGQIGQRLYGKARSWLNSGTRILGTSPESVDLAEDRSKFSKLLDELGLDQPPWAYASTIEELIGLVERWLDYPVIVRPSYVLGGTYMGIAGNRQELLNYVTKAARISPEHPVVVSKFIGDGVEAEADGTSDGKSAIVVPVEHIEPPGVHSGDSTMVIPPRGLDYRLNETWRTRMAEASLRIARALSVVGPFNMQFIARDKLYIIEANIRASRSMPFTSKATGVNLMNLSVKAALNGLNMDRDFMVLRPRRWWVKASQFAWSRVRGSYPRLGPVMYSTGEVASSGRALEEALLKAWLSTMPSKVPKKNALVYTYDERFVKAIDEIRNRLSRWLIVLDDTEDTKVLLKQGSVDILITGGDTRDVDYTTRRLAADTATPIILHPSLGLELTRAFEWLMRSGKYVIEELLETELS, translated from the coding sequence ATGGACATTAGGAAGGTGCTTATCATTGGTAGTGGCCCAATTAAGATAGCCGAGGCAGCCGAATTCGATTACTCCGGAATACAGGCACTCAAGGCATATAGGGAGGAGGGCCTAACGACGGTCCTCGTTAACCCCAACGTGGCCACTGTACAGACAACGCATGTGTTCGCCGATAAAGTCTACCTAGTGCCAATAAAGCCTGAGTTCCTGACGATGGTAATCGAGAGAGAAAGACCGGATGCAATTGCCTGCGGTTTTGGCGGGCAAACAGCACTATCGGCATGCATTAACTTGAGTGATATAGGCATAATTAAGAAGTATGGCATTAAGGTCCTGGGAACGCCAATAGAGGGCATTAGGTCAGCCCTGAGTAGGCAGTTGTTTAAGGACTTAATGAATAAGCACGAGATACCCGTACTACCCTCAAAAACCACGTACTCGCTTAATGAGGCATTATTAACAGCCAGGGAATTAGGCTACCCCGTACTTGCGAGGGTATCCTTCAACCTGGGTGGCGCAGGGGCCTTTGTTGCCCATGATGATAACGAACTAGTCAGTAAATACCACAAGTCCCTGGCCATGAGTGAGATCAAGGAGGTCCTTATCGAGAAGTACATAGGTGGTTGGAAGGAGATTGAGTTTGAGGTAATGAGGGATCAGTATGGCGGGTCCGTTGCCGTGGTTTGCATGGAGAACATAGACCCGATGGGAATCCACACCGGAGACTCTGTGGTTGTTGCACCTTGCCTAACTCTAACTAATGACGAGTATCAAAGAGCAAGACTAATATCAATAGGCGTGGCGAGAGCCATAAACCTAGTTGGTGAATGCAACGTCCAGGTTGCAATTAATCCCAGAGGCCAGGAGATGTATGTAATAGAGACAAACCCGAGGATGAGTAGGTCAAGCGCCCTGGCCAGCAAGGCCTCTGGGTATCCACTGGCGTACATAGCGGCCAAGCTAACACTTGGTTATAGATTAAGCGAGTTAATTAATAAGGTGACGGGCAAGACCGTGGCTGCCTTCGAACCAAGCCTTGACTACATCGTTGTGAAAATACCAAGGTGGGAAAACGATAGATTCAGCGTTGATGAGCCCCTGGGCCCGGAGATGATGAGCATTGGCGAGGTCATGGGCATTGGGAGGACGCTTGAGGAGGCTTGGCAAAAGGCCGTTAGGATGCTTGACATCGGTGAACCAGGCCTCGTGGGCGGCAGGATATATAACGAGGCGAGTATTGAGGAGGCAGTTAGGATGGTTAAGGAGAGGAGACCCTATTGGTTCCTTTACGCCGCTGTTCTCCTTAGGGAGGGTTTCTCGGTTGATGAGATTAACGAGTGGACTGGCGTTGATAAGTTCTTCCTTTACTCCATTAGGAGAGTCGTTGACTTCTACGAGGGGTTAAGGAGAGGTGAACCGTTACCACTTGAGGAGGCCTACGTACTCGGCTTCAGTGAGGATCAACTAAGGAAGGCACTTGGTGATAAGCCACTGAAGAGGCAACCTGTCGTTAAGCAAATCGATACATTGGCCGGCGAGTGGCCTGCCGCTACTAATTACCTGTACTTAACCCATGGTGGTGATGTCGATGATGACACGGGGCCCAACGTGGATGCAGTGATCACCGGAGCTGGAGTCTTCAGGATTGGGATTAGTGTTGAATTTGACTGGTCGGTGGTTAACACCGCCCTAATGCTCAAGAGACTTGGTTATAGGATTGGGGTTCTTAATTATAATCCCGAGACCGTGTCCACTGACTGGGACTTTGCTGATAAGTTATTCTTTGATCAACTAACCCCAGAAACGCTAGGTAACATACTGATTAAGGAAAGACCTAAATTCGTTGTTCTATGGGCTGGTGGCCAAATTGGGCAAAGGCTCTATGGTAAAGCCAGGTCTTGGTTAAATAGCGGCACTAGGATACTGGGTACAAGCCCCGAGTCCGTGGATTTAGCGGAGGATAGGTCCAAGTTCTCGAAATTACTTGATGAATTAGGTCTTGATCAACCCCCCTGGGCCTATGCATCTACCATTGAGGAATTAATAGGACTCGTAGAGAGGTGGTTGGACTACCCAGTCATTGTTAGGCCCAGTTACGTACTTGGCGGTACCTACATGGGTATTGCAGGGAATAGGCAGGAATTGCTTAATTACGTTACTAAGGCAGCGAGGATAAGCCCTGAGCACCCGGTTGTCGTGTCTAAATTCATTGGTGACGGCGTGGAGGCTGAGGCTGATGGAACCAGTGACGGTAAGTCAGCCATAGTGGTGCCCGTGGAACACATAGAACCGCCAGGTGTACACTCTGGTGATAGCACAATGGTTATACCACCAAGGGGACTTGACTATAGGCTTAATGAAACATGGAGAACCAGGATGGCTGAGGCATCCCTTAGGATAGCCAGGGCATTAAGTGTTGTTGGCCCATTCAACATGCAGTTCATAGCTAGGGATAAGCTATACATCATAGAGGCTAACATTAGGGCCAGTAGATCAATGCCATTCACCAGCAAGGCAACTGGGGTCAATCTAATGAATCTATCAGTAAAGGCTGCATTAAATGGGCTAAACATGGATAGAGACTTTATGGTGCTTAGGCCTAGGCGTTGGTGGGTTAAGGCAAGTCAATTCGCTTGGAGCAGGGTTAGGGGTTCATACCCAAGGCTTGGGCCTGTTATGTATAGTACGGGCGAGGTTGCATCGAGTGGCAGAGCCCTTGAGGAGGCATTATTGAAGGCATGGCTTTCAACAATGCCGTCAAAGGTACCCAAGAAAAATGCCTTGGTCTATACATACGATGAAAGATTCGTAAAAGCCATCGACGAAATAAGGAACCGCCTAAGCAGGTGGCTTATTGTCCTGGATGACACGGAGGACACTAAGGTATTGCTTAAGCAGGGATCCGTAGACATACTAATCACTGGAGGGGACACTAGGGATGTGGATTACACAACACGTAGGCTTGCCGCAGACACTGCAACGCCAATAATCCTACACCCAAGCCTAGGGCTTGAGTTAACAAGAGCCTTTGAATGGTTAATGAGGAGCGGGAAGTATGTAATTGAGGAGTTACTAGAGACCGAGCTTAGTTAG
- a CDS encoding homocitrate synthase/isopropylmalate synthase family protein, whose protein sequence is MVLIEAIPNRNKPRSPENDEQLIRLLRREAVDHEDTNDVFNEVIKQWPLPPRLITDGVNIDPDPPGRLFITDTTFRDGQQAFYVYYSIDNATRLFRLLSDLDNGSGRITRSEFFLYTDRDRRLVRAVRGLDLEWPRVIGWGRARVEDVKLVKEAGLDEMVMLMSISDIHIKYKFNSTRDRVVDKYLEAAEYALREGIKLRCSLEDVTRSDVVGFVIPFVEKLLKLSERFGADIVIKLPDTTGVGVPYPFAPLPYSIPKLVWVLRKVLNIPSEFLEFHGHGDYYMAVANAVSAWLYGASINNGTLLGIGERAGNVPIEALVIWYARLKGSFDGMNPRVISRIAEEFKSFNYAVPRYQPLVGENAFTTAAGIHVDAQLKNPVTYLSMDPEVIGRETSIIIGPYSGKSSVEYWLIRRGIKPSPELVKAMYERIMYIYDNGLRMEPLNDGELEGILNDVRGSLRGRS, encoded by the coding sequence GTGGTTCTCATTGAAGCGATCCCTAATCGAAACAAACCGCGATCTCCGGAAAACGATGAGCAGTTAATACGTTTACTAAGGCGTGAGGCTGTTGACCATGAGGATACAAATGACGTATTTAATGAGGTGATCAAGCAGTGGCCGTTACCTCCTAGGCTGATTACAGATGGTGTTAATATAGATCCTGATCCACCGGGTCGCCTTTTCATAACAGATACAACCTTTAGGGATGGTCAACAGGCCTTCTATGTTTATTACTCCATTGACAACGCAACTAGGTTGTTTAGGTTACTCTCTGATCTGGATAATGGCAGTGGTAGAATAACCAGGAGTGAGTTCTTCCTATACACTGATAGGGACAGGAGATTAGTTAGGGCCGTTAGGGGGCTTGACCTTGAGTGGCCTAGGGTGATTGGCTGGGGTAGGGCTAGGGTTGAGGATGTTAAGTTGGTTAAGGAGGCGGGTCTTGATGAAATGGTTATGCTGATGTCGATATCAGACATACACATTAAGTACAAATTCAACTCCACGAGAGATAGGGTGGTTGATAAGTACCTTGAGGCTGCTGAGTACGCGTTAAGAGAGGGCATTAAACTCAGGTGTTCCCTTGAGGACGTGACTAGGTCCGACGTAGTCGGCTTCGTAATACCCTTCGTAGAGAAACTACTTAAGCTTAGCGAGAGGTTTGGCGCTGACATTGTGATAAAGTTGCCAGACACAACAGGTGTTGGTGTCCCATATCCATTTGCGCCACTGCCTTACAGCATCCCCAAACTGGTTTGGGTCCTTAGGAAGGTTCTCAATATACCCAGTGAATTCCTTGAGTTTCATGGGCACGGTGATTACTACATGGCCGTAGCCAATGCTGTGTCGGCTTGGCTTTACGGCGCGTCGATAAATAACGGTACGCTACTTGGCATTGGGGAGAGGGCTGGTAATGTACCAATAGAGGCCCTGGTTATTTGGTATGCTAGATTAAAGGGTTCCTTTGACGGCATGAACCCCAGGGTCATTAGTAGGATAGCTGAGGAATTCAAGTCCTTCAATTACGCGGTACCCAGATACCAACCACTGGTTGGTGAGAATGCCTTCACCACGGCAGCCGGCATACACGTTGACGCCCAATTGAAGAACCCAGTGACATATCTATCAATGGACCCAGAGGTGATTGGTCGTGAGACAAGCATCATCATAGGTCCCTACTCCGGTAAGTCCTCTGTGGAGTATTGGTTGATAAGACGTGGCATTAAACCAAGCCCTGAGTTGGTTAAGGCAATGTATGAGAGGATCATGTATATCTACGACAATGGTTTGAGGATGGAACCCCTAAACGACGGGGAACTAGAGGGGATACTTAATGATGTTAGGGGTTCTCTGAGAGGGCGGTCTTGA
- the lysX gene encoding lysine biosynthesis protein LysX, with product MVLIEAIHFLYDAIRLDEKLLIREFDNLGINYRLVNAEDLVFEIPGINDVGVAFIRTVSQSRTYLLSQMYEAMGGRSINPYLSIAIGNNKAVTLAVLNRVGVPIPNTVITLSSESAIKALGSVGVPAIIKPVHGSWGRLVSLVGSVEDLALLARHRSSMENPQYETYLVQEFIKKPGRDIRVTVVGDEAVAAIYRYAVSNDWRTNTARGGKAEGVRIDPELEDISVRATKAIGAYYAGVDVVESDGGYKILEVNTVPEFKNVQRVTGVNVARRVVELVIDVVKRG from the coding sequence GTGGTTCTGATTGAAGCCATACACTTCCTTTACGATGCCATAAGGCTTGATGAGAAACTCCTTATCCGCGAGTTTGACAACCTAGGCATTAACTATAGACTGGTTAACGCTGAGGACTTAGTATTTGAGATCCCCGGTATCAATGATGTTGGGGTGGCCTTCATAAGGACGGTAAGCCAGAGCAGGACGTACCTCCTCTCCCAAATGTATGAGGCAATGGGCGGCAGGTCCATTAATCCATACCTATCCATAGCAATTGGTAATAATAAGGCGGTTACCCTGGCAGTACTCAATAGGGTTGGTGTACCAATACCGAACACAGTTATTACTCTTTCAAGCGAATCGGCCATAAAGGCGTTAGGTAGTGTTGGTGTTCCGGCTATTATTAAGCCTGTGCATGGTTCATGGGGTAGGCTCGTAAGTCTAGTGGGTAGTGTTGAGGACCTGGCGCTCCTTGCAAGGCATAGAAGTTCCATGGAGAATCCTCAGTACGAAACCTACTTAGTGCAGGAGTTCATCAAGAAGCCAGGTAGGGACATTAGGGTAACTGTCGTTGGAGATGAGGCTGTGGCGGCCATATACAGGTACGCAGTTAGTAATGACTGGAGAACTAACACGGCGAGGGGCGGTAAAGCTGAGGGTGTTAGGATTGATCCCGAGCTTGAGGATATAAGCGTCAGGGCAACCAAGGCAATCGGTGCTTACTATGCTGGTGTTGATGTTGTTGAGTCTGACGGTGGTTATAAGATCCTCGAGGTCAACACGGTGCCTGAGTTCAAGAATGTACAAAGGGTCACCGGCGTTAATGTGGCTAGGCGGGTAGTGGAGCTAGTGATTGATGTAGTTAAGAGGGGTTAA
- a CDS encoding pyridoxal phosphate-dependent aminotransferase gives MRGFSQSITYLRESPTRRIDAIRERLKRESRDIINLSAGQPGLPPPIEVRSLLAKQLVEENSMELYGYTPSQGILELREAVSEDLKRLGGINIDPGNIVIITGGQEGMFATFMTILNPGDEVILLDPTYFGYKPIIEYFGGRIKRLGLRMDDGFRIDIEKLKELVTNRTKALVIVSPDNPTGNIIDRDTAKAIADLARDENFWIISDEAYRTLIYEGEHTYMYRYAPDNVISINTFSKDPGIPGWRLGFIYGPSDAIPKLKLAAEEMTYCPPVIAQKFVSMYLRSEARMKHMRYIVEEYRSRRDAAIESLRNYLPEARFIVPRGSMFVFADLSNYISNSEKFAEVLLEKFGVTVIPGTYFSDIYKSAIRISFVVENADRIRLGIKRIHDAINEYGKSL, from the coding sequence ATGCGCGGTTTCTCGCAGTCGATAACGTACCTGAGGGAGAGCCCCACGAGAAGAATAGACGCCATCAGGGAAAGACTGAAACGCGAGAGTAGGGATATCATAAACCTATCCGCTGGTCAACCAGGTCTGCCGCCACCCATTGAGGTAAGGTCCCTACTGGCTAAGCAACTGGTTGAGGAGAACAGCATGGAGCTATACGGGTATACACCGAGTCAGGGTATCCTCGAACTGAGGGAGGCTGTTTCCGAGGACCTGAAAAGGCTTGGTGGCATTAATATTGACCCAGGCAATATCGTGATCATTACCGGCGGCCAGGAGGGGATGTTCGCGACGTTCATGACAATCCTAAACCCAGGCGACGAGGTTATTCTACTCGACCCTACCTACTTCGGTTATAAACCAATAATTGAGTACTTCGGTGGTAGGATTAAGAGGCTTGGGTTGAGGATGGATGATGGGTTTAGAATAGATATTGAGAAACTTAAGGAGTTAGTAACCAACAGGACGAAGGCGCTGGTAATAGTGTCTCCGGATAATCCAACGGGTAACATAATTGATAGGGACACCGCAAAGGCAATAGCGGACTTAGCAAGGGATGAGAACTTCTGGATAATCTCTGACGAGGCATACAGGACGTTGATCTATGAGGGTGAGCACACATACATGTATAGGTACGCGCCGGACAACGTGATCTCAATAAACACGTTCTCGAAGGATCCGGGGATCCCAGGCTGGAGGTTGGGCTTCATCTACGGGCCAAGCGATGCAATACCCAAGCTAAAACTTGCGGCTGAGGAAATGACCTATTGCCCGCCGGTCATAGCGCAAAAATTCGTTTCCATGTACTTAAGGTCTGAGGCTAGGATGAAGCACATGAGGTATATAGTAGAGGAGTACAGGTCAAGGAGGGATGCAGCCATTGAGTCACTAAGGAATTACCTACCAGAGGCTCGCTTCATTGTGCCAAGAGGTTCAATGTTCGTGTTTGCTGACCTATCGAATTACATTAGCAACTCTGAGAAATTCGCTGAGGTGCTACTTGAGAAGTTCGGTGTTACTGTGATTCCAGGTACGTACTTCAGCGATATTTATAAGTCAGCCATTAGGATTTCATTTGTCGTAGAGAACGCAGATAGGATACGTCTCGGGATCAAGAGGATTCACGATGCCATTAATGAGTATGGCAAATCACTCTAG
- a CDS encoding [LysW]-aminoadipate/[LysW]-glutamate kinase has translation MLIAIKIGGSVIRKGVDNLIKEIPTLVGSGHRIVLVHGGGYFINELMEKMNLKPRFVTSPSGVTSRYTDLDTLRVYVMGMMYLNKDLVSRLQGVGVNAIGLSGVDGGLLRARRRESMIIIDERGRERVVDGGYTGKIEGANKDFIMRLLNDGFMPVVAPIAMDNKTGGPLNVDGDQALEVLSYSLLPNYAIILTDVDGVLINGKVVNKVSVSEAQELFKNPEVRGGMKRKVYTAMQLAGKGMHVVISNGTIENPIATAISGFGTHVSPA, from the coding sequence ATGCTTATTGCGATCAAGATCGGTGGTTCAGTGATAAGGAAGGGCGTGGATAACCTCATCAAGGAAATACCCACCCTAGTAGGCTCTGGCCATAGAATTGTCCTTGTGCATGGCGGTGGTTACTTCATAAATGAGTTAATGGAGAAAATGAACCTTAAGCCCAGGTTCGTAACAAGCCCTAGTGGGGTAACCAGTAGGTATACGGATCTTGATACGCTCAGAGTCTACGTAATGGGCATGATGTACCTAAATAAGGACTTGGTGAGTAGATTACAGGGCGTTGGAGTTAATGCCATTGGTCTTTCTGGGGTTGATGGTGGGCTATTGAGGGCTAGGAGGAGGGAGTCCATGATAATAATTGACGAGAGAGGTAGGGAGAGGGTAGTTGATGGTGGTTACACGGGAAAAATAGAGGGTGCCAATAAGGACTTCATAATGAGACTGTTGAATGATGGTTTCATGCCGGTGGTGGCGCCCATAGCCATGGACAACAAAACCGGTGGCCCGCTAAACGTGGATGGTGACCAAGCCCTTGAAGTGCTGTCCTACTCACTATTACCTAATTATGCGATTATACTTACTGACGTGGATGGTGTGCTGATAAATGGGAAGGTGGTTAATAAGGTAAGTGTTAGCGAGGCTCAGGAACTATTTAAGAACCCTGAGGTTAGGGGTGGCATGAAGAGGAAGGTTTACACTGCAATGCAATTGGCGGGCAAGGGTATGCATGTTGTGATTTCCAATGGGACTATTGAAAACCCAATAGCAACGGCAATCAGTGGGTTTGGCACCCACGTGAGTCCGGCATAG
- a CDS encoding M20/M25/M40 family metallo-hydrolase → MLSNESKLKLFMESLGIYSPTGSEHELAEFIMELLTMNGFEARIDDVGNVIATRGSGEPNLWLHAHMDTVPGFIEVRREGNKIIGRGASDDKGPLMAMVFAFMESELPRGTLVLTAVVHEEGDSLGTRHLITGNHVHRPTGIIIGEPTGINKIVTKYRGSTKLEVMVRTRGGHASNPDLDSNSILIAMNVYKDLWDALKAGVSYESILVTPTVMNCGEAENMIPSNCRLVLDVRIPPGRSCRDIENAINELGVKYGGSITINMKWCTEPVEVPINNLSARAVSRAIIKVLNERPTLARKWGTSDMNELARLTSNIVAYGPGDGAFSHSLEEYILVDDFLRAVDIYKQAVFEFMSMYR, encoded by the coding sequence ATGCTAAGTAATGAGTCAAAGTTAAAGCTATTCATGGAGTCCCTAGGCATATACTCACCCACGGGTAGTGAGCATGAACTCGCAGAGTTCATAATGGAGTTACTAACTATGAATGGTTTTGAGGCTAGGATTGACGATGTCGGTAATGTAATAGCCACCAGGGGTAGTGGTGAACCCAACCTCTGGCTTCATGCGCATATGGATACTGTACCGGGCTTCATAGAGGTTAGGCGTGAGGGTAATAAGATAATTGGTAGGGGTGCCAGTGATGATAAAGGCCCATTGATGGCAATGGTGTTCGCATTCATGGAGAGCGAGTTGCCAAGAGGTACGTTGGTACTTACCGCAGTTGTCCATGAGGAGGGTGATAGTCTCGGCACGCGGCACTTGATAACGGGTAACCACGTACATAGACCCACGGGCATAATAATCGGTGAGCCCACGGGCATAAATAAAATAGTCACTAAGTACAGGGGTAGTACTAAGCTTGAGGTCATGGTGAGGACTAGGGGAGGGCATGCATCAAACCCAGACCTGGACTCCAACTCAATACTCATCGCAATGAATGTATATAAGGATCTATGGGATGCCCTAAAGGCCGGTGTGTCCTATGAGAGCATCCTAGTGACACCAACCGTTATGAATTGCGGTGAGGCTGAGAACATGATACCGAGTAACTGCAGACTGGTACTTGACGTGAGAATACCACCTGGTAGGTCCTGTAGGGATATAGAGAACGCAATTAATGAGTTGGGAGTAAAGTATGGGGGCTCCATAACGATTAACATGAAGTGGTGCACAGAACCTGTTGAGGTGCCAATAAATAACTTGAGCGCGAGGGCTGTTTCTAGGGCCATAATCAAGGTGCTGAACGAGAGACCCACGTTAGCCAGGAAGTGGGGTACAAGTGATATGAATGAACTTGCAAGGCTCACAAGTAATATAGTTGCCTATGGACCTGGGGATGGCGCATTCTCCCATTCACTCGAGGAGTATATCCTTGTTGATGATTTTTTGAGGGCTGTGGATATATATAAGCAGGCCGTTTTTGAGTTTATGAGTATGTATAGGTAG